The following are encoded together in the Oceanobacillus zhaokaii genome:
- a CDS encoding FUSC family protein: MEFNIGPRMVKTGLAVTLTLIITGMLGLKLEIVAAIAAVIAMQPSIMRTYDYLKEVVISNSVGSVFAILGTLLLGNHPLSVGAVVIISIAINIKLGLNKTVSLTVLTIVTLMLANGAGEGISILYIVQRLSLVTIGVLSALITNVLVFPPDHQKNLFKIIKKASEKTNFLLRVIPNETMNVPQMKEEDQQIEKLINDAKNYYEIISDERNSLIIKNKLSFLRNIIIYKHMIQVLIKKHTLIIELEKNMKEIETIQEHKAYLINKLVKEINNYSENIVLLYENKIILDKDLQKETKAAMQVTINNLIEELQGSEFDKWTFVFPIANSIVELFFELDKLERLVRIKEAKENKN; this comes from the coding sequence ATGGAATTCAATATTGGTCCGCGTATGGTAAAAACGGGCCTTGCAGTTACGTTAACATTAATCATTACAGGGATGCTTGGGCTGAAGCTGGAAATTGTAGCGGCAATCGCTGCTGTAATAGCAATGCAGCCTTCGATTATGCGCACCTATGACTATCTTAAAGAAGTTGTTATTTCAAATAGTGTTGGCTCAGTATTTGCAATTCTTGGTACGCTTTTGCTAGGAAATCATCCACTTTCTGTTGGGGCAGTCGTAATTATTTCGATTGCAATCAATATCAAGCTTGGTTTAAATAAAACCGTAAGTTTGACCGTGTTAACAATTGTTACTTTAATGCTTGCAAATGGAGCTGGAGAAGGGATTAGTATTCTATATATTGTTCAGCGACTATCTTTGGTAACTATTGGAGTACTTTCTGCATTAATTACGAATGTGCTCGTTTTTCCGCCAGACCATCAGAAGAACTTATTTAAGATTATTAAAAAAGCGAGCGAGAAAACAAACTTCTTGTTGCGTGTCATTCCAAATGAAACGATGAATGTTCCGCAGATGAAGGAAGAAGATCAGCAAATCGAGAAATTAATTAATGATGCAAAGAATTATTACGAGATTATTTCGGATGAACGAAATAGTTTGATTATCAAAAATAAGCTTAGCTTCTTAAGGAATATCATTATTTATAAACATATGATCCAAGTGCTAATTAAAAAACACACATTAATTATAGAACTCGAGAAGAATATGAAAGAGATCGAGACAATTCAGGAACATAAAGCATATTTAATTAATAAGTTAGTCAAAGAGATTAATAATTATAGTGAGAATATCGTTCTCTTGTATGAAAATAAAATAATCTTAGATAAAGATTTACAAAAAGAAACAAAGGCAGCGATGCAAGTAACAATTAATAATTTAATTGAAGAATTACAAGGATCGGAATTTGATAAATGGACCTTCGTCTTTCCAATAGCTAATAGTATTGTAGAATTATTCTTTGAGCTTGATAAATTAGAAAGGCTAGTAAGAATAAAAGAGGCGAAGGAAAATAAAAATTAA
- the pruA gene encoding L-glutamate gamma-semialdehyde dehydrogenase has protein sequence MVLPFKHEPFTDFKVDSNRRDFEKALALVEGKLGEDYPIVINGEKIFTDDKLISMNPADKEQLIGKVSKATKQHVDQAMDAALEAFKAWRKWTAAERADLLFRAAAIIRRRKHEFSAWLVYEAGKPWDQADGDIAEGIDFLEYYGRQMLELGHGKVLNDRANEHNAYFYQPMGPGVVIPPWNFAFAIVCGTTIAPVVAGNPVLLKPSENTPVIAYKLMEVLEEAGLPKGVVNFVPGDPEEIGDYLVDHKETRFINFTGSRATGTRIYERAAKVKEGQQFLKRVIAEMGGKDTIIVDNDADLDLAAESIVHSSFGFSGQKCSACSRAVIHQDVYEEVLEKVVSLTKQLTVGNPASSNVYMGAVVNQKQFAKIRNYIEIGKEEAVLVHGGETDDTTGYFVYPTIFKDIDPKARLMQEEIFGPVVAFTKAANFDEMLEIANNTEYGLTGAVISNNREHLNRARYDFHVGNLYFNRGCTAAIVGYQPFGGFKLSGTDSKAGGPDYLQHFLEAKVVSETF, from the coding sequence ATGGTATTACCGTTTAAGCATGAGCCATTTACAGATTTTAAAGTGGATTCGAATCGCAGAGATTTTGAAAAAGCGTTAGCATTGGTGGAGGGTAAATTAGGTGAAGATTATCCAATCGTAATTAATGGTGAGAAAATTTTTACTGATGATAAATTAATTTCAATGAATCCAGCTGATAAAGAGCAACTGATTGGTAAAGTTTCAAAAGCTACGAAGCAGCACGTCGATCAAGCAATGGATGCAGCACTAGAAGCGTTTAAAGCATGGAGAAAATGGACTGCAGCAGAACGCGCAGATTTACTATTTCGCGCAGCAGCAATTATCCGCAGAAGAAAGCATGAATTTTCTGCTTGGCTTGTGTATGAAGCTGGAAAACCATGGGATCAAGCAGATGGTGATATTGCAGAGGGAATAGATTTTCTCGAATATTATGGACGACAAATGTTGGAGCTTGGACACGGGAAAGTGCTAAATGATCGGGCAAATGAACATAATGCATATTTCTACCAACCGATGGGGCCGGGAGTTGTAATCCCACCGTGGAACTTTGCATTTGCAATTGTATGCGGTACGACGATTGCACCCGTAGTAGCTGGTAATCCAGTGTTACTAAAGCCATCGGAAAATACGCCGGTAATAGCTTATAAATTAATGGAGGTTTTAGAGGAAGCAGGACTGCCAAAAGGAGTCGTAAACTTCGTTCCAGGGGACCCGGAAGAAATAGGAGATTATTTAGTAGATCACAAAGAGACAAGGTTTATTAATTTTACAGGTTCAAGAGCAACTGGAACAAGAATTTATGAACGGGCGGCCAAGGTGAAAGAAGGACAGCAATTCTTGAAACGTGTTATTGCTGAAATGGGAGGAAAGGACACAATCATCGTCGATAATGATGCAGACCTTGATTTAGCAGCTGAATCAATCGTTCACTCTTCATTCGGTTTCTCGGGGCAGAAATGCTCTGCATGCTCACGAGCTGTGATCCATCAAGATGTCTATGAAGAAGTTTTGGAAAAGGTAGTCTCACTCACGAAGCAATTAACGGTTGGCAATCCTGCTAGTTCGAATGTTTACATGGGGGCTGTTGTGAATCAAAAACAGTTTGCTAAGATTAGAAATTATATTGAAATAGGGAAAGAAGAAGCTGTGCTCGTCCATGGCGGCGAAACAGACGACACCACAGGTTACTTTGTTTATCCTACTATTTTTAAAGATATAGATCCGAAGGCTAGATTGATGCAGGAGGAAATTTTCGGGCCTGTTGTTGCCTTTACGAAAGCAGCGAACTTTGATGAGATGCTTGAAATTGCGAATAACACGGAATACGGCTTAACGGGTGCTGTAATTTCCAATAACAGAGAGCATTTAAACCGAGCACGCTATGATTTTCATGTTGGCAATCTTTATTTTAACCGTGGATGTACAGCAGCGATTGTAGGCTATCAACCATTTGGGGGCTTTAAACTGTCAGGTACCGATTCGAAGGCAGGAGGACCAGATTATTTGCAGCATTTCTTAGAAGCAAAAGTAGTGTCGGAAACATTTTAA
- a CDS encoding transporter substrate-binding domain-containing protein — protein sequence MRKLVNAFFLSVVLILFLAACGSKSESDDANAEFDLVEPGYLTIVSSGGFIPFTDMKDGEMVGYDIDVGREIANILGLEPKFVKAEFSGMITGIQTGRYDLAINSHTITEERKEQVNFTHPYYYSGSMIFSPPGSDIKTVEDLKGKTVALNRSSNYYKEAQAYTDKFAFYDDDLRALQAVAEGHGDAGINDAISGQTAIAHGLKLEAHQQFSSTEQAIPIHKEKVELLQAVNKAMDELRESGKLKELSIKWIGFDVTEPPEDIAE from the coding sequence ATGCGGAAATTAGTTAACGCTTTCTTTCTGTCGGTTGTATTAATCTTGTTTCTAGCAGCCTGTGGATCTAAATCCGAATCAGATGATGCCAATGCAGAATTTGATCTTGTGGAGCCTGGTTATTTAACAATTGTTTCTTCAGGTGGATTTATTCCTTTTACTGACATGAAAGACGGAGAGATGGTTGGATACGACATAGATGTTGGAAGAGAAATAGCGAATATACTAGGATTGGAGCCCAAATTCGTCAAAGCGGAATTTAGCGGGATGATAACTGGAATTCAAACTGGACGCTATGATCTAGCGATTAACAGTCATACCATAACAGAAGAACGAAAAGAACAGGTTAATTTTACTCATCCGTATTACTATTCTGGCTCGATGATTTTTTCACCTCCCGGAAGTGATATCAAAACCGTAGAGGATTTGAAAGGGAAAACTGTCGCTTTAAATAGAAGCTCTAATTATTATAAAGAGGCTCAAGCATATACGGATAAATTCGCCTTTTATGATGATGACTTAAGAGCACTGCAAGCTGTAGCTGAAGGTCATGGTGACGCAGGAATTAATGATGCGATATCAGGTCAGACCGCGATTGCACATGGTTTAAAACTTGAAGCACACCAGCAATTTAGCTCAACGGAACAAGCGATACCGATTCATAAGGAAAAGGTGGAACTATTACAAGCAGTAAATAAGGCAATGGATGAATTGAGAGAAAGCGGAAAATTAAAAGAGCTTTCAATTAAGTGGATAGGCTTTGACGTTACGGAGCCGCCAGAAGACATTGCAGAATGA
- a CDS encoding sigma-54 interaction domain-containing protein, whose translation MSKSQYYLDAILAAEDDAITVITAEMKVLFWNDAAVKTYNIDQSAILHKPIGEFFHNDDLMVLKVLQTKKAVKNMYHQPRKDKHVVINASPIYNDENELIGAVSIERDISQIVKLNDNLIHTSTELSELRQKLITNNEDTPFSKLKGSSPALKQTIQIASKAAKTHATTLILGESGTGKEICARAIHEASLKSDGPFVPVNCGAIPSALFESELFGYEGGSFTGADKAGKAGKIEMADGGTIFLDEVGELPLDMQVKLLRVLQENVVYRIGDSSGKEINVRFVAATNQDLEQLMKEKKFRSDLFYRLNVIQIIMPPLRNRISDILELANFFLNHFAVKYQVSPPEMETDASQLLLDYHWPGNVRELRNLMERMIILSESSVIHKHDLLRLFKQEAPDAFYESKAIDTKKLRRQMDNIEKQLIEETLIEMNGNKSASARKLGISRVTLYNKIEKYGI comes from the coding sequence ATGTCGAAGTCCCAATACTATCTTGATGCAATACTAGCTGCAGAAGATGATGCCATTACTGTTATCACTGCAGAGATGAAGGTACTTTTCTGGAACGATGCAGCAGTGAAAACCTACAATATCGACCAGTCAGCAATACTCCATAAACCGATTGGTGAGTTTTTTCACAACGATGATTTAATGGTACTTAAGGTGCTGCAAACAAAAAAGGCAGTAAAGAATATGTACCATCAACCAAGAAAGGATAAGCATGTTGTCATTAATGCATCACCTATTTATAATGATGAAAATGAACTGATTGGTGCAGTATCTATCGAAAGAGATATTTCCCAAATCGTGAAATTAAATGATAATCTGATACACACTTCAACAGAATTATCCGAGCTAAGGCAAAAACTAATTACGAATAACGAGGATACCCCTTTCTCTAAATTAAAGGGAAGCAGTCCTGCTTTAAAACAAACAATTCAAATTGCAAGTAAAGCTGCAAAGACTCATGCAACCACACTCATTCTAGGAGAAAGTGGCACTGGAAAGGAAATTTGCGCACGTGCTATTCATGAGGCGAGCTTGAAAAGCGATGGACCGTTTGTTCCCGTCAATTGCGGTGCTATCCCTAGTGCATTATTTGAAAGCGAACTATTTGGTTATGAAGGTGGATCATTCACTGGTGCAGATAAAGCTGGCAAGGCTGGAAAAATTGAAATGGCGGATGGTGGGACAATATTTCTTGATGAGGTTGGTGAGCTTCCATTAGATATGCAAGTTAAGCTGCTTCGTGTTCTGCAGGAAAATGTCGTCTATCGAATTGGTGATTCTTCGGGGAAAGAGATTAATGTTCGCTTCGTTGCCGCTACCAATCAGGATTTAGAACAACTAATGAAAGAGAAGAAATTCCGCAGCGATTTATTTTACCGGCTAAATGTAATTCAAATCATAATGCCGCCTTTACGAAACAGGATTAGCGATATTCTTGAATTAGCAAACTTTTTCCTAAATCATTTTGCAGTTAAATATCAAGTAAGTCCCCCAGAAATGGAAACGGATGCATCTCAATTACTCCTTGACTATCATTGGCCCGGAAATGTTCGCGAACTAAGGAATTTGATGGAGAGAATGATTATTCTATCTGAATCATCTGTTATTCACAAACATGATTTACTGCGATTATTCAAGCAAGAAGCACCCGATGCCTTTTATGAATCCAAGGCGATTGACACGAAGAAACTACGGCGACAAATGGATAATATAGAAAAACAGCTAATCGAGGAAACACTGATAGAAATGAATGGAAATAAATCTGCTTCTGCAAGAAAACTAGGTATATCTAGGGTGACACTTTACAATAAAATAGAAAAATACGGTATTTGA
- a CDS encoding amino acid ABC transporter permease, with the protein MDSLYHFFETFLVSYELFIAAMFLTVGITICAFMFALVFGMFFAFLKLTKIRVLMWISDFYVWIIRGTPLIVQIFVLYYGLTNIILMPTFWAVTVALAFHVGGYLTEIIRGSINSIDKGQQEAGSSLGMSAALTMRRIILPQAFRRAIPSFGNQFIIALKDSSLASFIGMQELFGVANLEGSTNFDFMTYLLVVAVYYLFIVYVFTILVKFLERKMSVSD; encoded by the coding sequence TTGGATTCCCTCTACCATTTTTTTGAAACATTTTTAGTAAGCTATGAATTATTTATTGCAGCCATGTTTTTAACAGTCGGGATAACCATTTGTGCCTTTATGTTTGCTTTAGTATTCGGAATGTTTTTCGCCTTTCTAAAGTTAACTAAGATTAGGGTGCTCATGTGGATTTCAGACTTTTATGTTTGGATTATTAGAGGAACACCACTTATTGTACAAATATTTGTATTGTATTACGGCTTAACGAACATTATCTTAATGCCAACTTTTTGGGCAGTAACAGTAGCACTTGCTTTTCATGTGGGTGGATATTTGACGGAAATAATTCGCGGTTCGATTAATTCTATCGATAAGGGTCAACAGGAGGCTGGGAGTTCATTAGGCATGAGTGCTGCTTTAACAATGAGGAGGATTATTTTACCTCAAGCTTTTAGACGAGCTATCCCTTCTTTTGGTAATCAATTTATAATTGCTCTTAAGGACTCTTCACTAGCCTCTTTTATTGGCATGCAGGAATTGTTTGGAGTAGCTAATCTTGAGGGCTCTACTAATTTTGATTTTATGACATATTTATTAGTTGTTGCCGTTTATTATCTTTTTATAGTCTATGTGTTTACGATACTTGTGAAGTTTTTAGAGAGGAAAATGTCA
- a CDS encoding proline dehydrogenase family protein: protein MANVTRDFFIGLSNNKFLNDQAKKWGFRLGAEKFVAGTNIDSVTNVVKELNNCGISCTIDNLGEYISDKSEAIAAKQDLIKILEKIHKEKLDCHISVKLTLLGLDINQSFCMENTKEVLDAAKEYNIFVNFDMEDYSHYEQTMAVLRHFKETYPQIGTVIQSYLYRAADDLEGLQETRIRLVKGAYKEAESVAYQSKQEINRNFIELAKGRLLGEAFTSIATHDHNIINELKTFIEENKIDNSKFEFQMLYGFRTEMQHELAKAGYPFCTYIPFGTDWFAYFMRRLAERPQNINLVMKDVFYTNEDKLKRGPIVLGGIALSSALMLLGKRRMRNRKAV, encoded by the coding sequence ATGGCGAATGTGACGAGAGATTTTTTCATTGGCTTATCGAATAATAAATTTTTGAATGATCAAGCAAAAAAATGGGGGTTTCGCTTAGGTGCTGAAAAGTTTGTTGCTGGCACAAATATTGATAGCGTTACCAATGTAGTGAAGGAACTGAACAATTGTGGGATTAGTTGTACCATTGACAATTTAGGAGAATATATTTCTGATAAATCAGAAGCGATTGCCGCAAAACAGGACCTGATTAAGATACTAGAAAAGATTCATAAAGAAAAGCTGGATTGCCATATTTCTGTAAAGTTAACCTTGCTTGGTTTGGATATTAATCAATCCTTCTGTATGGAAAACACTAAGGAAGTGCTTGATGCAGCGAAGGAATATAATATTTTTGTCAATTTCGATATGGAAGATTATTCTCATTATGAACAGACAATGGCAGTCTTGCGTCATTTCAAAGAAACGTATCCTCAAATTGGTACTGTGATCCAGTCCTATTTATATCGTGCTGCAGATGATTTGGAAGGATTACAAGAAACGCGAATTCGGCTAGTAAAAGGTGCATACAAAGAAGCTGAATCCGTAGCTTACCAGTCAAAACAGGAGATTAATCGTAATTTTATTGAGCTTGCAAAGGGACGATTATTAGGCGAGGCATTTACTTCGATTGCAACCCATGATCATAATATTATTAATGAATTGAAGACATTTATCGAGGAAAATAAGATTGATAATAGTAAATTTGAATTTCAGATGCTGTATGGCTTTCGAACGGAAATGCAGCATGAACTCGCTAAGGCAGGTTATCCATTCTGTACGTATATCCCATTTGGTACGGATTGGTTTGCATACTTTATGCGCAGGCTTGCTGAGCGACCGCAAAATATTAATCTAGTAATGAAGGATGTTTTTTATACGAATGAGGATAAATTAAAAAGAGGGCCAATAGTTCTTGGGGGGATTGCTCTTTCGTCAGCACTGATGTTGTTGGGGAAAAGGCGAATGAGGAATAGAAAGGCAGTATAA
- a CDS encoding AAA family ATPase yields the protein MKPLKLTMTAFGPYKYTETIDFTELRENKLFVISGNTGAGKTTIFDGICFALYGSASGTDREDNRMLRSDFADDNTNTAVELEFELNGKVYRILRQIGHVKQGNKSKTGERYEFFEQRDGKEVPCVDRQIVSEIDKKIEAIIGLTQDQFKQIAMLPQGEFRKLLTSKTENKEAILRRLFKTENYQRLNELLRNKKNKVEQNFNKIKQTRDHYIQNIMSVLPNREQSSLFNVLTSEYYNVNQVIAGLGEEVQFYLEKIESDQEKYEEAYRIHDKKQTAFHQSKAINERFAELNHKENQLKEQQAQIPHVAKREEQLEAAERANKIEIFEKQLNEWRTEEKAKQRNLALAEEAKKKAENNIAKAEEHYKLEEKNQEKRETVSKELEQLNDHLPIVKEIDDRKKHLQTLEHKGKQTLNDLNQAKAVLKEKRDQMEVYQEKIKADDDAVAKLPEKHQTLQEMREKVKVLMAYRKLMESQDKFDKDVQTKKAVFEQSKESYQQAEGSWINNQATVLAGHLHDGEACPVCGSLEHPNKAVAVVDMVTKEQLDALKRDLDNKDRDYRDATVELRANQTQLMEKEHEVRAYNIPLQDVAVIIDQLILEGKRLGEDEKQLITLRDELKKIKEAQEKLSLEIKQLEPKKDKIEKSYYEIKTAYQSDAAVYQERIKNIPEEVRVLTELEKQISEKHTLKLAMQKAWEDAQANYQEAKEEQARTAADLSHAIKQLQETKEKRERSENQFKEALINANFGSIEAYSHARLSEQQQQEWKEAVKQFNQLLSTLTQQVNELRDSLKEKTRVDLSSLEQELTELKQAYEYAFQQLNLSKENKQEASMLKENIINAQSKVEDEEKQLATIADLYDVMRGHNSQKLSFERYLQIEYLEQIIDAANGRLRGLSNGQFYLMRSDRQETHGRQSGLALDVYDSYTGQARDVKTLSGGEKFNASLSLALGMSDVIQSFQGNISIDTMFIDEGFGSLDEESLTKAIDALIDLQQSGRMIGVISHVGELKTVFPAMLEVKKTKEGYSQAKFVIK from the coding sequence TTGAAGCCACTTAAATTAACGATGACCGCATTTGGTCCGTATAAATATACAGAAACAATTGATTTTACAGAGCTAAGGGAAAATAAATTGTTTGTTATTTCCGGGAATACTGGTGCAGGGAAAACGACGATATTTGATGGGATTTGCTTTGCTTTATATGGCAGTGCAAGTGGAACAGATCGCGAGGATAATCGTATGCTTCGCAGCGATTTTGCTGACGATAATACAAATACAGCTGTTGAGCTTGAATTTGAATTAAATGGAAAAGTATACCGTATACTTCGTCAAATAGGGCATGTGAAGCAAGGAAATAAGTCGAAAACCGGGGAACGATATGAATTCTTTGAACAGCGGGACGGAAAAGAGGTTCCTTGTGTTGATCGACAAATTGTTTCGGAAATCGATAAGAAAATTGAAGCAATCATAGGTCTCACACAGGATCAATTTAAACAAATTGCCATGCTTCCACAAGGTGAGTTTCGTAAACTATTAACCTCAAAAACAGAAAATAAAGAAGCTATCTTACGTAGGCTGTTCAAAACAGAAAATTACCAACGTTTGAATGAGCTATTAAGAAATAAAAAGAATAAAGTTGAACAAAATTTCAATAAAATCAAGCAAACGAGAGATCACTATATTCAAAACATTATGAGTGTCTTGCCTAATCGAGAGCAATCATCATTATTTAATGTGCTTACTTCGGAATACTATAATGTCAATCAAGTTATTGCTGGACTAGGAGAAGAGGTTCAATTTTATCTTGAGAAAATTGAGAGTGACCAGGAAAAATATGAAGAAGCCTATCGAATTCATGATAAGAAGCAAACTGCTTTCCATCAATCAAAAGCAATAAATGAACGTTTTGCCGAATTGAATCATAAAGAAAATCAGCTAAAGGAGCAGCAGGCCCAGATTCCACATGTTGCTAAAAGAGAAGAACAGCTGGAGGCGGCAGAACGGGCAAATAAAATAGAGATTTTTGAAAAACAGCTGAACGAATGGCGTACAGAAGAAAAGGCAAAACAAAGAAATCTAGCATTAGCAGAGGAAGCGAAGAAAAAAGCGGAGAATAACATTGCGAAAGCGGAAGAACACTACAAATTAGAAGAGAAAAATCAGGAGAAACGAGAAACAGTTAGTAAGGAATTAGAGCAATTAAATGATCATCTCCCTATCGTAAAAGAAATAGATGATCGAAAAAAACATTTACAAACACTTGAACATAAAGGAAAGCAAACGTTAAATGATTTAAACCAAGCAAAAGCAGTACTAAAAGAAAAACGAGACCAAATGGAAGTATATCAGGAAAAAATTAAAGCGGATGATGATGCGGTAGCTAAGTTACCTGAGAAACACCAAACATTGCAAGAAATGCGTGAAAAGGTAAAGGTGCTGATGGCATATCGTAAACTGATGGAATCCCAGGATAAGTTTGACAAGGATGTACAAACGAAGAAAGCAGTTTTCGAACAAAGTAAAGAATCTTATCAGCAGGCAGAAGGATCATGGATAAATAATCAAGCAACCGTGTTGGCGGGGCATTTGCATGATGGTGAGGCATGCCCAGTCTGTGGAAGCCTGGAACATCCAAATAAAGCAGTTGCAGTAGTGGATATGGTCACTAAGGAACAATTAGATGCCCTGAAACGTGATTTAGATAATAAAGATCGTGACTACCGTGATGCCACAGTAGAGCTAAGAGCAAATCAGACACAGCTTATGGAGAAGGAACATGAGGTTCGTGCATATAATATTCCGTTACAGGATGTAGCAGTTATTATCGATCAGCTAATATTGGAAGGAAAACGATTAGGTGAGGACGAGAAACAATTAATTACCCTTCGTGACGAGCTCAAGAAAATAAAAGAAGCTCAAGAGAAATTATCATTGGAAATAAAACAGTTGGAGCCAAAAAAAGACAAAATTGAAAAATCATATTATGAGATAAAAACAGCTTATCAAAGTGATGCTGCTGTATATCAGGAAAGAATAAAGAACATTCCAGAAGAGGTAAGAGTTTTAACAGAATTAGAAAAACAAATTAGTGAAAAGCATACCCTTAAATTAGCAATGCAGAAGGCGTGGGAAGATGCACAAGCTAATTACCAAGAAGCAAAAGAAGAACAGGCTCGAACAGCAGCAGATCTATCTCACGCAATAAAACAATTACAAGAAACAAAGGAAAAACGTGAACGGTCTGAAAATCAATTTAAGGAAGCATTAATCAATGCGAATTTCGGATCGATAGAAGCATATTCTCATGCTAGACTTTCCGAACAACAGCAGCAAGAATGGAAGGAAGCAGTGAAGCAATTTAATCAGCTTCTTTCCACTTTGACACAGCAAGTAAATGAATTAAGAGATTCTCTTAAGGAGAAGACAAGAGTAGATTTATCTTCACTCGAACAAGAATTGACAGAATTAAAACAGGCATATGAGTATGCATTCCAACAGTTGAATCTTTCAAAAGAAAATAAGCAGGAAGCTTCCATGCTAAAAGAAAATATTATAAATGCGCAAAGTAAAGTAGAAGATGAGGAAAAGCAGCTGGCAACAATTGCAGATTTATATGATGTTATGAGAGGGCATAACAGTCAGAAGCTCTCCTTTGAACGATACTTACAAATTGAGTATTTAGAACAAATTATCGATGCTGCAAATGGTCGCTTACGCGGATTATCGAATGGACAATTCTACTTAATGCGCAGTGATCGCCAGGAAACCCATGGCAGACAAAGTGGATTGGCACTAGACGTTTATGACTCCTATACCGGACAAGCACGTGATGTGAAGACATTGTCTGGTGGAGAGAAGTTTAATGCATCACTGTCCTTAGCGCTCGGAATGTCTGATGTTATTCAAAGCTTCCAAGGGAATATTTCCATTGATACGATGTTTATTGATGAAGGCTTTGGTTCATTAGATGAAGAATCGCTGACAAAGGCAATTGATGCATTAATTGACCTGCAGCAATCAGGGAGAATGATTGGAGTTATTTCCCATGTTGGTGAACTGAAAACCGTGTTCCCAGCAATGCTTGAGGTTAAGAAGACGAAGGAAGGGTACAGCCAGGCGAAGTTTGTTATTAAATAA
- a CDS encoding exonuclease SbcCD subunit D, whose amino-acid sequence MKFFHTADWHLGKLVQGVYMTEDQRYILEQFIDMVKIEKPDAVIIAGDLYDRAVPPTDAVHLLDEVLQKIVIELRTPVLAVAGNHDSPGRLNFGSSIMKKNGLHIVGNFTKDSEPITLHDAHGTVQFHLVPYCDPSVVRNVLEVEDIRTHNDAAREIVARITEDMDPASRHIFVGHAFVTPFGEVEENTSDSERPLSIGGAEYVDAHHFEPFHYTALGHLHQAHHVLAEKIRYSGSILKYSISEEYHKKGFHVVEMDADGNVAIEKRLLTPKHEMRTVEGTLDDLLKQPVNEDYVFIKLLDETPVLSPMEKVRSVYPNAMHVERKNYSLTTMQSVGNASENRSKLSDIDLFRAFYKEVKGAEATAETEEILIDVLDELLKEENETGESTKQTEVIS is encoded by the coding sequence ATGAAATTTTTCCATACAGCTGACTGGCATTTAGGGAAATTAGTACAAGGTGTTTATATGACAGAGGACCAACGCTATATTTTAGAACAATTTATTGACATGGTTAAAATAGAGAAGCCTGATGCAGTCATTATTGCGGGGGATTTATATGATCGTGCGGTTCCACCGACAGATGCGGTTCATTTATTGGATGAGGTATTGCAAAAAATTGTTATTGAATTACGAACACCAGTTTTAGCGGTGGCGGGCAACCATGATAGTCCTGGGAGATTAAATTTTGGCAGTAGTATTATGAAGAAAAATGGGTTGCATATCGTTGGGAACTTCACTAAGGATTCTGAACCTATTACATTGCATGACGCACACGGAACGGTACAATTTCATCTCGTGCCATATTGTGATCCAAGTGTAGTAAGGAATGTCTTAGAAGTTGAAGACATTCGTACGCATAATGATGCGGCAAGGGAAATTGTTGCGCGTATTACTGAAGATATGGATCCAGCTAGCCGTCACATATTTGTTGGACATGCATTTGTCACACCATTTGGCGAGGTAGAGGAGAATACGAGCGATTCCGAACGTCCGTTGTCAATTGGTGGAGCAGAGTATGTCGATGCCCACCATTTCGAGCCGTTTCATTATACGGCACTTGGTCATTTGCATCAGGCACATCATGTATTGGCTGAGAAGATTCGCTATTCTGGATCGATATTAAAATATTCTATTTCTGAAGAATATCATAAAAAAGGCTTCCATGTTGTCGAAATGGATGCTGATGGAAATGTTGCAATTGAAAAACGGTTGCTCACTCCCAAACACGAGATGCGAACGGTTGAAGGAACATTGGATGATCTTCTGAAACAACCGGTAAATGAGGATTATGTATTTATTAAATTGCTGGATGAGACACCCGTTCTTTCCCCAATGGAGAAGGTTCGTTCCGTTTATCCAAATGCTATGCATGTCGAACGAAAAAACTATTCGTTAACGACGATGCAATCGGTAGGGAACGCCTCAGAAAACAGAAGCAAACTAAGTGATATTGATCTCTTTAGGGCGTTCTATAAGGAAGTTAAGGGTGCAGAAGCAACTGCAGAAACAGAGGAAATCCTTATCGACGTGCTTGATGAGCTTCTAAAAGAAGAGAATGAAACAGGAGAAAGTACAAAACAAACAGAAGTGATTTCTTAG